The candidate division KSB1 bacterium genome window below encodes:
- a CDS encoding DUF2851 family protein: MNCVEEPAREGFLYHLWLERSFQGRLLQSTEGHQIEIMEKGTRNRDAGPDFLDALVRINGKVVRGDVEVHAVAGDWYAHGHHRDPRYNKVVLHVVTMDCPPAFRAVKENGAAAVTLNLDDYLEKSAEQLEQEEDEAPPQTQECALSREPLTVIRAVLERAGDLRLQRKAARFRERPAAQSWDQVFYEFLMEALGYSKNRVPFRKLAVFMPIETLWAYTWSDPEDTALLKSQALLFGTAGLLPSQSGIAASDDYVSEMEAWWRTLSHRGKFSSLRPEEWQFFRLRPANFPTRRVAAAASLACRFREQGFIAAFVKAFAESSAGTAQIIRELEAMMTMDADAFWSKRYTFEEESGIVDLQLVGSERARDIVVNTVLPALLAYAEESDDGKLKNGVLQVFQSYPRLSSNDLIRIMQKQLFAWECEKACVRGARHQQGMIQLRQEWCGPGDCRRCLSLVQQGGKSHAFH; this comes from the coding sequence ATGAATTGCGTCGAAGAACCGGCAAGGGAGGGGTTTCTTTACCATTTATGGCTGGAACGCTCCTTTCAGGGGCGGCTCCTGCAGAGTACGGAAGGCCATCAAATCGAGATCATGGAAAAAGGGACCCGCAATCGCGACGCCGGTCCCGATTTTCTCGACGCCCTCGTCAGGATTAACGGCAAGGTGGTGCGGGGGGATGTCGAGGTCCATGCCGTTGCGGGTGACTGGTATGCTCATGGTCATCACCGCGATCCGCGCTATAACAAAGTGGTGCTGCATGTCGTCACCATGGATTGTCCGCCTGCCTTCAGGGCGGTGAAAGAGAACGGCGCCGCTGCAGTGACGCTTAATTTGGATGACTATCTCGAAAAGAGCGCCGAGCAGTTGGAACAGGAAGAAGATGAAGCGCCGCCGCAGACCCAAGAATGCGCTTTGAGTCGAGAACCGTTGACGGTTATCCGAGCCGTGTTGGAGCGGGCAGGGGACCTGCGGCTGCAGCGCAAAGCCGCCAGATTTCGCGAACGGCCGGCGGCGCAGTCGTGGGATCAGGTTTTTTACGAATTTCTCATGGAGGCGCTTGGTTATTCAAAGAATCGTGTGCCTTTTCGCAAACTGGCGGTGTTCATGCCGATCGAAACGCTGTGGGCATACACGTGGAGCGATCCTGAGGATACCGCGCTGCTGAAAAGCCAAGCCCTTTTGTTTGGGACCGCAGGTCTTTTGCCTTCACAAAGCGGAATCGCGGCATCTGATGATTACGTGTCCGAGATGGAAGCGTGGTGGCGAACTTTATCCCATCGCGGCAAATTTTCGTCGCTGCGTCCGGAAGAATGGCAATTCTTTCGCCTACGCCCTGCTAATTTTCCTACTCGAAGAGTTGCTGCTGCCGCATCCCTTGCCTGCCGCTTTCGAGAGCAGGGATTTATTGCCGCTTTTGTGAAAGCTTTTGCAGAATCGTCTGCCGGAACAGCCCAAATCATCCGCGAGCTGGAGGCAATGATGACGATGGATGCCGATGCATTTTGGTCAAAACGATATACCTTTGAAGAAGAAAGCGGAATAGTGGATTTGCAGCTTGTGGGAAGCGAGCGCGCGCGGGATATTGTGGTCAATACGGTCCTTCCGGCTCTTTTGGCCTATGCCGAAGAAAGCGACGACGGCAAATTGAAAAATGGGGTGCTCCAGGTTTTTCAAAGCTATCCTCGTTTGTCCTCCAACGACCTAATCCGCATAATGCAGAAGCAGCTGTTCGCCTGGGAATGTGAAAAGGCGTGCGTGCGCGGCGCCAGACATCAGCAAGGGATGATCCAGCTGCGGCAAGAGTGGTGCGGCCCGGGCGACTGCCGTCGCTGCCTATCCCTCGTGCAGCAAGGCGGCAAAAGTCATGCTTTTCATTGA
- a CDS encoding CapA family protein, with translation MIPHNLRAIAFGFVLSAAIALIACSKASDENKTNVSTNDSLGVYYRDSAPFYIADTGRVEVAAAGDLMLGSWIVDKVKKEGVDAPFEYTRQWLSAADVAVVNLEAPFADSGRLFVEKQYTFKVPTFMVEGMVNAGIDVVTLANNHIMDYGCDGLMSTIATLDRAGIRYCGGGQNLDQACAPVIIEIRGLRLAFIGLTTCYPHEFWATPTRCGTCNYAEPRIEEMIRLARQQADVVIVNIHWGVEKSKEANSLQIERAHRLIDAGVDVIIGHHPHVLQGFEIYKDKLIAYSLGNYIFGSLSENAHTAAILRLFFTKEGWVEAQIVPLHVYNAVVQFQPRPLTGSDRQKLIAELQTLSLPLNNGKKIIDDEGTILPMRNPILQ, from the coding sequence ATGATTCCGCACAATCTTCGGGCGATTGCCTTTGGATTTGTCCTTTCGGCGGCAATCGCCCTTATCGCTTGCTCTAAAGCCTCCGATGAAAACAAAACGAATGTCTCGACAAACGATTCTCTCGGCGTCTATTATCGCGATTCGGCTCCTTTCTACATCGCGGATACCGGTCGCGTCGAAGTAGCCGCGGCCGGCGATTTGATGCTCGGCTCGTGGATCGTCGATAAGGTCAAAAAAGAAGGGGTGGATGCGCCGTTCGAATACACGCGGCAGTGGCTGAGCGCAGCGGATGTCGCCGTCGTAAACCTCGAAGCTCCTTTTGCCGATAGCGGCCGTCTTTTTGTTGAAAAGCAGTACACTTTTAAAGTGCCGACTTTTATGGTGGAAGGCATGGTCAACGCGGGAATCGACGTGGTAACGTTGGCCAACAATCACATTATGGATTACGGCTGTGACGGGTTGATGTCGACAATCGCCACGCTCGATCGGGCGGGCATTCGTTACTGCGGCGGCGGGCAAAATCTCGACCAAGCCTGTGCTCCGGTGATAATTGAAATCCGTGGACTCCGCCTCGCTTTCATCGGACTTACCACTTGCTATCCGCATGAGTTTTGGGCGACGCCGACGCGCTGCGGCACCTGCAACTATGCCGAGCCGCGGATCGAAGAGATGATTCGCCTCGCTCGTCAGCAGGCGGATGTTGTCATCGTCAACATCCATTGGGGTGTCGAAAAAAGCAAAGAAGCCAATTCCCTGCAGATTGAACGCGCACATCGTTTGATCGATGCCGGCGTCGATGTGATCATCGGACATCATCCCCATGTGCTGCAGGGGTTCGAAATTTATAAAGACAAGCTGATCGCCTACAGTCTCGGCAATTACATTTTTGGATCGCTAAGTGAAAATGCGCATACGGCCGCCATTTTGCGTCTCTTCTTTACAAAAGAGGGTTGGGTCGAGGCGCAGATCGTGCCGCTGCATGTGTACAACGCGGTCGTACAGTTTCAGCCGCGACCGCTGACCGGCAGCGATCGACAAAAACTCATCGCCGAACTGCAAACACTGTCTTTGCCGTTGAACAACGGTAAAAAGATCATCGACGACGAGGGGACAATTTTGCCGATGCGCAACCCGATATTGCAATAA
- a CDS encoding S8 family serine peptidase: MPYSFRIFLAVFLPVLVVGAVGKMDPRLTRLAATPEVGSAYSDILAKSAGEEQVRVVLTFRGGEELLRKEGVKFICRRGDMAVADLPLSALQRVAELPNVVYVEAPHPDRAALDKSTVAVNAVKARNQRGVTGRGVIVGIIDSGIDWTHYDFRKPDGTTRIKAMLDLSRSGAVYGGEAYDERQINEALEGRRTIAMRDVSGHGTHVAAIAAADGAVGEGLGEYAGVAPEADLVIVKATRDEAGREFRPTDQIIGLTFIDSVAQVLGKPYVANLSLGGHSGAHDGTSPVERFIDNLVGRGKVVVTVAGNDGNNSVHARAVLRSSSEPQTISLRVENYRAENGAENDIIALDGWYDGSQKIGVTVVSPSGREYGPVLPGNVLEKKTTEGTVYIWNGFYEDGENYRAGANPLNGDREFYIQIYDGTAVSPPADGLWKFVFTGSGGTIDLWLVNATMEVSFETGDFAEGKLTIPGTSRSAITVASFVTKRSWIDLDGNSLTYDVDNTVREGQLSSFSSPGPVRKGGYVKPDIAAPGQIIVGAYSVDAPPNGRYSIFNSGSTRYPNAYVNKDGKHALSSGTSMAAPHVAGAAALLLQQDATLTAQQIKEMMTGTARVDAFVGATPNIRWGWGKLDVLEALAAEPPDEEGSLLALLPPQPNPFLNRTAVSFQVPVSSGQAAVELDVYDALGRRVRKLVRGASPAGRQTVYWDGLDDGGRAVAGGIYFVRLKINRWSVVQKLVFCGVN; this comes from the coding sequence GTGCCCTATTCCTTTCGGATTTTTCTGGCGGTGTTTCTGCCCGTGCTTGTTGTCGGCGCTGTCGGTAAAATGGATCCCCGCTTGACGCGTTTGGCGGCAACTCCGGAAGTCGGCAGTGCTTACAGCGATATTCTTGCCAAAAGTGCCGGAGAAGAACAGGTTCGCGTCGTGTTGACTTTTCGCGGAGGCGAAGAACTATTGCGGAAAGAGGGAGTAAAGTTTATTTGCCGCCGTGGCGACATGGCTGTTGCGGATCTGCCGCTGAGCGCCTTGCAGCGCGTCGCCGAGTTGCCGAATGTCGTCTATGTGGAGGCACCTCACCCTGACCGGGCTGCGCTGGACAAGAGCACGGTGGCCGTCAATGCGGTAAAGGCGCGCAACCAACGCGGTGTAACCGGGCGCGGAGTCATAGTCGGCATCATAGATTCCGGCATCGACTGGACGCACTATGATTTTCGCAAACCGGACGGCACGACGCGCATCAAGGCGATGCTCGATCTAAGCCGCAGCGGTGCCGTTTACGGCGGTGAAGCCTATGATGAACGGCAGATCAATGAAGCGCTGGAGGGGCGACGAACCATTGCCATGCGCGATGTCAGCGGCCACGGCACGCACGTCGCGGCGATCGCCGCAGCCGACGGGGCAGTCGGTGAAGGTTTGGGCGAGTACGCGGGCGTGGCTCCCGAGGCCGATCTGGTGATCGTCAAGGCTACGCGCGACGAGGCCGGCCGAGAATTCCGCCCCACTGATCAAATCATTGGTCTAACTTTTATCGACAGCGTGGCTCAGGTTTTGGGTAAACCCTACGTCGCCAATCTCAGTTTGGGCGGTCACAGCGGTGCCCACGACGGCACCTCGCCCGTAGAGCGGTTTATCGACAACCTGGTCGGGCGCGGCAAGGTGGTTGTGACCGTCGCCGGCAATGACGGCAACAATTCGGTTCATGCAAGAGCCGTTCTGCGCAGCAGCTCTGAACCGCAGACTATCAGCCTGCGCGTCGAGAATTATCGAGCAGAAAACGGCGCCGAAAATGATATCATTGCTCTCGACGGCTGGTACGATGGTTCCCAGAAAATCGGCGTCACGGTCGTCTCGCCGAGCGGAAGAGAGTACGGCCCGGTTCTGCCTGGAAACGTCCTGGAAAAGAAAACCACAGAAGGCACAGTTTACATTTGGAACGGTTTTTACGAGGATGGAGAGAACTATCGTGCCGGCGCCAACCCGCTGAACGGCGATCGCGAGTTCTATATCCAAATCTACGACGGAACAGCCGTATCGCCGCCTGCCGACGGGCTCTGGAAATTTGTCTTTACCGGTTCCGGCGGCACGATCGACTTGTGGCTGGTAAACGCCACCATGGAAGTGTCCTTTGAAACCGGCGATTTTGCCGAAGGGAAGTTGACCATCCCGGGGACTTCGCGCAGCGCCATCACCGTCGCTTCGTTCGTCACCAAGCGTTCATGGATCGATCTGGACGGAAACAGTCTCACCTATGATGTCGACAATACCGTACGCGAAGGACAGCTTTCGTCTTTTTCCAGTCCCGGGCCGGTACGCAAAGGCGGTTATGTCAAACCGGACATTGCTGCGCCGGGGCAAATCATCGTCGGCGCCTATTCTGTGGATGCACCGCCGAATGGACGGTACAGCATCTTTAATTCCGGCAGTACACGCTATCCGAATGCCTATGTCAACAAAGACGGCAAGCATGCGCTCAGCAGCGGTACGAGCATGGCTGCGCCGCATGTGGCCGGCGCTGCGGCTTTGTTGCTGCAGCAGGATGCAACTTTAACGGCCCAGCAAATCAAAGAGATGATGACCGGAACGGCTCGAGTAGACGCTTTTGTCGGGGCGACGCCCAACATCCGTTGGGGTTGGGGCAAGCTGGATGTATTGGAAGCTCTGGCCGCCGAACCTCCTGATGAAGAAGGCTCTTTGCTTGCTCTGCTGCCGCCGCAGCCGAACCCGTTTCTCAATCGAACCGCGGTTTCGTTCCAAGTGCCGGTGAGTTCCGGCCAAGCAGCAGTCGAATTGGACGTTTACGATGCCTTGGGCCGTCGAGTGAGAAAACTGGTGCGCGGCGCTTCTCCCGCCGGACGGCAGACAGTCTATTGGGACGGTCTGGACGACGGCGGCCGCGCTGTGGCCGGCGGTATTTATTTTGTGCGCCTGAAAATCAATCGTTGGAGTGTTGTACAAAAACTCGTATTTTGCGGCGTCAATTAA
- a CDS encoding T9SS type A sorting domain-containing protein: MNIHKAVLFIALSAGLLYGENRIEAVQQAIRDAGAAWYTGRSWVASLSAHEFAELCGTLSEPPADAASRLIRLKPISSLPSRFDWRNNNGNWVTPVRNQGGCGSCWNFSALAQVEAWYQIFNGTPDSGIDLSEQFVLSCAGVGTCRGGSIEGALSFVRDFGVPFESCMPYRARDDIPCSNACPESDRRMITIPDWGYVTLNEILIDNLKQAVFRHPVSVSYTVFEDFQFYGGGVYRHVWGKAVGGHGVLIVGWDDEGKCWICKNSWGADWGENGYFRILWGDSGLGSFAPFVYDAVTESAVAFVPDSLSFELTAGEEIQAEFHLENRGSVPLDYALFCEETPQVFHVSAFNAYDDFSWWCGSPALGGYANHWLQYLDTPPLDLTTTTNPMLKFVAFWSIEPPEGTDPPWDGWDGANVWISTDGGQSFQIIRPLFPPYSCSSLWAFGEKEQGWNMGPNIPGWAGKSNGWQPAAFDLSPYRSSQTVIRFAFASDMGFSTLDDPTVTGFFIDCISVSDGGKILFSDEGENAENLHRSGYGSMPAAWLKTSPSLSTIPPQSKEPVRLVVSAQDIDPGDYLAKVLIESNDRTADSLALPVALHVNKPPFDLAVYARVQRVEKLFVGDLLPLSALVKNLGTQLFPNISVTCTISDGLLTHAAVSRTITDLESGRHVRIDFSRFVVPDTTELKAKFQLQSAVGDNRPSNDSASTMIFPTALVDDFESGEGEWLFTGGWGVTNRYGGHSGKYAAHCNGGLLPYRANMNAVMTLRRSFAAERLESAWISFWANCHMQLDKDYCVLEISADSLTWQPVYQFSNQNLNYEQHRVELTPFLPLFRSRLWIRFRFVSNEQEESAGVFIDDVCFYGKVKQFVTAADDRPAQPVRHLLLGNYPNPFNAFTRIHFFLPDDALVELSVYSIDGKRVAALLRQYHGAGEHSLSWRPDLPSGIYFLRMDVSTVNGDRNSAYKKLAIIK; the protein is encoded by the coding sequence ATGAATATACATAAAGCTGTGCTTTTCATAGCGCTCTCAGCGGGTTTACTCTATGGAGAAAATCGAATCGAGGCGGTCCAACAGGCTATTCGCGACGCAGGTGCTGCATGGTACACCGGCCGAAGCTGGGTGGCCTCTCTCTCGGCGCATGAATTTGCAGAACTTTGCGGCACTCTGTCTGAACCTCCGGCTGATGCAGCGTCCCGCTTGATCCGCCTCAAGCCGATTTCCTCTCTGCCCAGCCGATTCGACTGGAGGAACAACAACGGCAATTGGGTGACGCCCGTGCGAAATCAAGGCGGCTGCGGCAGCTGTTGGAATTTTTCCGCTCTTGCCCAGGTCGAGGCTTGGTACCAAATCTTTAACGGCACACCGGACTCGGGAATCGATTTGTCCGAACAGTTTGTACTTTCCTGCGCCGGCGTCGGAACCTGCAGAGGCGGCAGCATCGAAGGAGCGCTTTCCTTTGTCCGCGATTTCGGCGTGCCTTTCGAGTCCTGCATGCCCTACCGCGCTCGCGACGACATTCCGTGCAGCAACGCCTGCCCTGAATCCGATCGCCGCATGATTACCATACCCGATTGGGGCTATGTCACCCTCAACGAAATTTTGATCGACAACCTCAAACAAGCCGTCTTTCGACATCCGGTGTCGGTTTCCTATACCGTCTTTGAGGATTTCCAGTTCTACGGCGGGGGCGTTTACCGGCACGTGTGGGGCAAAGCAGTGGGCGGTCACGGCGTGTTGATCGTCGGCTGGGATGATGAAGGGAAATGCTGGATTTGCAAAAACAGCTGGGGCGCCGACTGGGGAGAGAACGGCTATTTTCGCATCCTTTGGGGCGATTCCGGTCTTGGATCTTTTGCTCCGTTCGTATATGATGCCGTAACCGAAAGCGCCGTTGCGTTTGTACCCGATTCCTTGTCATTTGAGCTGACCGCCGGCGAGGAAATCCAGGCGGAGTTTCACTTGGAGAATCGCGGTTCCGTACCGCTCGACTATGCACTTTTTTGCGAGGAGACGCCGCAGGTTTTTCATGTTTCCGCCTTTAATGCATACGACGATTTTTCCTGGTGGTGCGGCAGCCCGGCGCTCGGCGGGTATGCCAATCATTGGCTGCAGTATTTGGATACGCCGCCTCTCGATTTGACCACAACCACAAATCCAATGCTGAAATTCGTCGCTTTCTGGTCGATCGAGCCGCCTGAGGGAACAGACCCGCCTTGGGACGGCTGGGACGGCGCCAACGTCTGGATCTCGACCGACGGCGGTCAATCGTTTCAGATCATACGACCGCTTTTCCCGCCTTATTCCTGCAGCAGCCTTTGGGCTTTCGGAGAAAAAGAGCAAGGCTGGAACATGGGCCCCAATATTCCCGGCTGGGCCGGTAAAAGCAACGGCTGGCAACCCGCCGCATTCGATCTAAGTCCTTATCGTTCATCGCAGACCGTCATCCGTTTCGCCTTTGCCAGCGATATGGGATTTTCTACCCTCGATGATCCGACGGTCACCGGCTTTTTTATCGATTGCATTTCCGTTTCCGACGGAGGTAAAATCCTTTTTTCCGATGAGGGGGAAAATGCTGAAAACCTGCACCGCAGCGGTTACGGCTCTATGCCGGCCGCGTGGCTCAAGACATCTCCTTCGCTCAGCACCATTCCGCCGCAGTCGAAAGAGCCCGTGAGACTTGTCGTTTCCGCTCAAGATATCGATCCGGGCGATTATCTTGCGAAAGTGCTGATTGAATCCAACGACAGAACCGCGGATAGTTTAGCTCTTCCGGTCGCTCTGCACGTGAACAAACCGCCGTTCGATCTGGCTGTGTATGCGCGTGTGCAGCGCGTCGAAAAACTTTTTGTCGGCGATCTGCTCCCTCTCTCGGCACTGGTGAAAAATCTCGGCACCCAGTTATTTCCCAACATTAGCGTAACCTGCACGATCAGTGACGGCCTATTGACTCACGCCGCCGTCTCGAGAACGATAACCGATCTTGAATCCGGCCGGCATGTGCGGATCGACTTTTCCCGTTTTGTCGTGCCCGACACAACTGAGCTGAAGGCAAAATTTCAGCTTCAATCGGCAGTCGGCGATAATCGACCAAGTAATGATTCCGCATCGACCATGATTTTCCCCACTGCCCTGGTCGATGATTTCGAGTCCGGCGAAGGCGAATGGCTGTTTACCGGCGGCTGGGGTGTGACCAACCGTTACGGCGGGCATTCGGGTAAATACGCTGCTCACTGCAACGGCGGCCTCCTTCCTTATCGAGCGAACATGAACGCCGTCATGACCCTGCGGCGCAGCTTTGCAGCCGAGCGGCTCGAATCGGCCTGGATCTCGTTTTGGGCCAATTGCCATATGCAACTCGATAAGGACTATTGTGTTCTGGAGATCAGCGCCGATTCACTGACCTGGCAACCCGTCTACCAGTTCTCGAATCAAAACTTGAACTATGAACAGCATCGAGTGGAGCTTACCCCTTTTCTACCGCTGTTCCGCAGCCGCTTGTGGATTCGTTTCCGCTTTGTCTCCAACGAACAGGAAGAATCTGCGGGCGTTTTCATCGATGACGTCTGTTTTTATGGAAAGGTAAAGCAATTCGTGACCGCAGCAGATGACCGTCCGGCCCAACCTGTTCGGCATCTGTTGCTTGGCAATTATCCCAATCCTTTTAATGCGTTCACGCGCATCCACTTTTTCCTGCCGGATGACGCCTTGGTGGAGCTTTCGGTCTATTCTATCGACGGGAAGCGTGTTGCAGCGTTGCTGCGGCAATACCATGGTGCCGGTGAGCACAGCCTCTCCTGGCGCCCAGATTTGCCTTCGGGAATTTACTTCCTCAGGATGGACGTTTCTACAGTGAACGGCGATAGAAATTCGGCGTATAAAAAGCTGGCAATAATCAAATAA